Within the Candidatus Methylomirabilis tolerans genome, the region GGTGAAGGGGAAAAAGACGAGGCGCCCATGCTCTTTAATGGTGAGACAGTTGGGACGGGCCGGGGACCCGCCGTGGACATCGCGGTAGACCCGGTAGAGGGGACCAGTCTGCTGGCCCATGGCCGTCCCGATTCGATCGCCGTCATTGGTGTGGCGCCCCGCGGCACCATGTGGTCTCCAGGCCCTGGCTTCTACATGAACAAGCTGGTGGTCGGGCGTGAGGCGCGTGAGGCGATCTCGCCTTTGAGCCTTGCCGCGCCGGTGGCCGATACGCTTGCTGCCATTGCTAAGGCGAAGCATAAAGCGGTGACAGACCTTACGGTATTCATACTCGATAAGCCTCGTCATGCCGGGCTCATCGCCGATGTGCGGGCCGCCGGCGCCCGCGTACTGACGCGCACCGACGGCGACGTGGCCGGCGCGCTGATGGCTGCCACGCCCGGCTCTGGGGTGGATATTCTAATGGGCATCGGCGGGACGCCGGAAGGCGTCATCGCAGCCTGTGCTGTTCGCGCGCTGGGTGGGGCGATGCTGGGCCAACTGGCTCCTCAGAAACCCGGTGAACGAGAAGCGTTGCTGGCCGCCGGTCTCGATATCAATCGGGTGCTCACCGAGCGCGATCTTGTATCCAGCGATGACGTGTTCTTCGCGGCCACGGGTATTACTGACGGTTTGCTGATGCAAGGTGTGCGATATACGGACGGCGGCTCGACGACTCACTCGATTGTGATGCGCGGCAAGAGTCGCACGAGACGCACGATTCAGGCGGAGCACTGCCCGGGTGAAGTCAAGACGGTCAGGTTGTGTCACCAGATTTAGGACAGGCATAGGACATACAGTGAGATAGGAGGACGGTATGGCACTGGTTTCGATGCGACAGTTACTCGATCACGCCGCCGAACATGGGTATGGCGTTCCCGCTTTTAACGTGAACAATATGGAACAGATTCAGGCCATCATGGAGGCCGCCCAAGAGACGGACAGTCCCGTGATCATGCAGGCCTCCGCCGGTGCCCGCAAGTATGCCGGTGAACCGTTCCTCCGCCATCTGTTTCTGGCGGCGTCGGAGATGTATCCCGACATTCCGGTCGTTGTCCACCAGGATCACGGCGCGTCTCCGGCAGTGTGCATCGCCTCCATCCGCTCAGGTTTCAGCAGCGTCATGATGGACGGCTCGCTGTTGGCGGACGGCAAGACCCCGTCATCATATGACTATAATGTGGCGACAACGGCTCATATTGCTGAGGTTGCCCACGCGATCGGCGTATCGGTGGAAGGAGAACTGGGTTGCCTGGGTTCCCTTGAAACCGGGACGGGAGAGAAGGAAGACAGCCATGGCGCCGAGGGGACGCTCTCACGGGATCAGCTTCTGACCGACCCGGAGCAGGCCGCTCAGTTCGTCAAGGCTACCAAAGTGGATGCGCTCGCCATTGCCATCGGCACCAGCCACGGCGCCTATAAATTCTCCAAGAAACCCGAGGGCGATGTGCTCGTGATGGAGCGGGTCAAGGAGATCCATGCGCGCATTCCGGATACTCATCTGGTCATGCACGGCTCCTCAAGCGTGCCCCAGGAGTGGCTGAAGGTCATCAGGGAGTTCGGCGGCGACATGCCGCAGACCTACGGGGTCCCGATCGAAGAGATTCAGCTTGGGATCAAGCATGGGGTGCGGAAGGTGAACATCGACACCGATCTGCGCCTGGCGGCAACCGGAGCTATTCGGCAGGACTTGGCGCAAAACAAAAAGAACTTTGACCCGCGTAAGTTCCTGACGGCGGCGACAAAGGCGATGCGGCAGATCTGCAAACAGCGCTATGAACAGTTGGGGAGCGCCGGCAACGCGAGCAAGATCCGTGCGATCTCCCTGGACGATATGGCCCGCCGCTACATCAAGGGCGAGCTTGACCCGCGCGTTCACTAGCCCGTGGCTACCTACAAGATCGCCCCGTCGATTCTCTCTGCCGACTTCGCCCGGTTGGGCGAAGAGGTGCGCGCCGTGGATGCGGCCGGAGCCGACTACATTCACGTCGATGTGATGGACAACCACTTCGTGCCAAACCTGACCATCGGGCCGCTTGTGGTTGCCGCTATTCGGCCCCACACCCGCAAACCGCTGGATGTCCACCTGATGATCGAACCGGTGGACCCGATCATTCCGGACTTTGCGAAAAGCGGGGCCGACATCATTACGGTTCACCCTGAGGCGACTCGCCATCTCGATCGCACCATCCAACTCATCAAGGGGCTCGGCTGTCGGGCAGGCGTCTCTCTCAATCCGGCAAGTCCCATCGTTTGGATGGATCATGTGCTGGAGCAACTGGACTTGGTGCTGGTGATGAGTGTGAACCCGGGATTCGGCGGTCAGAGCTTCATCGACTATGTACTGCCAAAAATTACCGCCCTGCGACGCCGGATTGACGCCATCGGCAAGGCGATCGATCTGGAAGTGGACGGCGGCGTGAAGGTGGAGAATGTGCGTCGCGTTGCCGATGCCGGCGCCGATACCTTTGTGGCAGGTTCCGCTGTCTTCGGGACGCCGGACTACGCGGCCACCATTGCCCGGTTTCGAACCGCCCTCAGCGGCGCGTGAAAAGTGTTATGAATCTATACGTGATGAGATCACGGGATCGGCGTGTGTAGGCTTCGAAAGAGATGGTGGCTTACCTGCTGGATTGCCGTACTTGCGTGCATCGGCATTGCCGCATGCCAGACTGTTCCCATTACGGGTCGGTCTCAGCTTCTGCTGCTCTCGGAAGCGGACGAGATGCAGATGGGGATCCAATCCTATCGGGAGGTGGTACAGAAATCCAAGCTTTCGAAAGACCCCGCGGCTAACGATCTCGTCAAGCGTGTTGGAGCGCGCATCGCGGCGGCCACCGGTCGGACAGACTTCCAATGGGAGTTTACGGTCATCGAGGATCCGCAGGCCAACGCGTTTGCTCTGCCTGGTGGCAAAGTGGCGGTGTATACCGGCATACTTCCTATCACGCGGGATGAGGCAGGCCTGGCGGCGGTCCTGGGGCATGAGGTCGCCCATGCCGTCGCGCGACACGGCGCCGAGCGTATGAGCCAAAATCTCATTGTGCAGATGGGGCTTGCCGGCACTATGGCAGCTCTTTCGAACCGTGATCCGAAGACTCTTCAGACGGTAAGTTCCCTGCTGGGCGCCGGCGCGGCCGTGGGGCTGGTGCTTCCCTGGAGTCGCGGCCAGGAATCCGAGGCCGACCGTTTGGGGCTTATCTATATGGCGAAGGCAGGATACGACCCCCGCGCCGCCCGCGACCTTTGGATTCGTATGGCTGAGTCGTCCAAAGGCCATGACCGCCCTCCAGAGTTCCTCTCTACCCACCCATCGGAGCCGACCCGCATCCAGCAGATCGAGGCATGGCTTCCCGAGGCA harbors:
- the fba gene encoding fructose-bisphosphate aldolase class II (catalyzes the reversible aldol condensation of dihydroxyacetonephosphate and glyceraldehyde 3-phosphate in the Calvin cycle, glycolysis, and/or gluconeogenesis), with amino-acid sequence MALVSMRQLLDHAAEHGYGVPAFNVNNMEQIQAIMEAAQETDSPVIMQASAGARKYAGEPFLRHLFLAASEMYPDIPVVVHQDHGASPAVCIASIRSGFSSVMMDGSLLADGKTPSSYDYNVATTAHIAEVAHAIGVSVEGELGCLGSLETGTGEKEDSHGAEGTLSRDQLLTDPEQAAQFVKATKVDALAIAIGTSHGAYKFSKKPEGDVLVMERVKEIHARIPDTHLVMHGSSSVPQEWLKVIREFGGDMPQTYGVPIEEIQLGIKHGVRKVNIDTDLRLAATGAIRQDLAQNKKNFDPRKFLTAATKAMRQICKQRYEQLGSAGNASKIRAISLDDMARRYIKGELDPRVH
- the glpX gene encoding class II fructose-bisphosphatase encodes the protein MSSVLMMNGCLGRDLALELVRVTEAAALAAGRWMGRGQKDAGDEAAVHAMRAMLRTVDIDGVVVIGEGEKDEAPMLFNGETVGTGRGPAVDIAVDPVEGTSLLAHGRPDSIAVIGVAPRGTMWSPGPGFYMNKLVVGREAREAISPLSLAAPVADTLAAIAKAKHKAVTDLTVFILDKPRHAGLIADVRAAGARVLTRTDGDVAGALMAATPGSGVDILMGIGGTPEGVIAACAVRALGGAMLGQLAPQKPGEREALLAAGLDINRVLTERDLVSSDDVFFAATGITDGLLMQGVRYTDGGSTTHSIVMRGKSRTRRTIQAEHCPGEVKTVRLCHQI
- the rpe gene encoding ribulose-phosphate 3-epimerase; protein product: MATYKIAPSILSADFARLGEEVRAVDAAGADYIHVDVMDNHFVPNLTIGPLVVAAIRPHTRKPLDVHLMIEPVDPIIPDFAKSGADIITVHPEATRHLDRTIQLIKGLGCRAGVSLNPASPIVWMDHVLEQLDLVLVMSVNPGFGGQSFIDYVLPKITALRRRIDAIGKAIDLEVDGGVKVENVRRVADAGADTFVAGSAVFGTPDYAATIARFRTALSGA
- a CDS encoding M48 family metallopeptidase — protein: MAVLACIGIAACQTVPITGRSQLLLLSEADEMQMGIQSYREVVQKSKLSKDPAANDLVKRVGARIAAATGRTDFQWEFTVIEDPQANAFALPGGKVAVYTGILPITRDEAGLAAVLGHEVAHAVARHGAERMSQNLIVQMGLAGTMAALSNRDPKTLQTVSSLLGAGAAVGLVLPWSRGQESEADRLGLIYMAKAGYDPRAARDLWIRMAESSKGHDRPPEFLSTHPSEPTRIQQIEAWLPEASQYYHPKPSTQ